One segment of Sphingomonas qomolangmaensis DNA contains the following:
- a CDS encoding glutathione peroxidase, with protein MTDVTAIPVTAADGTPTDLSDHAGKVLLIVNVASKCGFTPQYTGLEALHRRFAERGFAVLGFPCNQFGAQEPGDAAEIAKFCSLTYDVTFPVYAKLDVNGDDAAPLYRHLKEQAPGLLGSKAVKWNFTKFLVDRDGRVVERYAPQTVPEAIAKDIEALL; from the coding sequence ATGACCGACGTCACCGCGATCCCGGTAACCGCCGCCGATGGCACGCCGACCGATCTGTCCGATCATGCGGGCAAGGTGCTGCTGATCGTCAACGTCGCGTCGAAATGCGGCTTTACTCCGCAATATACCGGCCTCGAGGCGCTGCACCGCCGGTTCGCCGAGCGCGGCTTTGCGGTGCTGGGGTTTCCCTGCAACCAGTTCGGCGCGCAGGAGCCGGGCGACGCCGCCGAAATCGCGAAATTCTGTTCGCTGACCTATGACGTGACCTTTCCGGTCTATGCCAAGCTCGACGTCAATGGCGACGATGCCGCGCCGCTGTACCGGCATTTGAAGGAGCAGGCGCCGGGCTTGCTCGGCAGCAAAGCGGTGAAATGGAATTTCACCAAGTTCCTGGTCGATCGCGACGGTCGCGTGGTCGAACGCTATGCGCCGCAGACTGTGCCCGAGGCGATCGCCAAGGATATCGAAGCGCTACTGTAA
- the dnaE gene encoding DNA polymerase III subunit alpha, whose product MSHSGFVPLRVFSCYTMLDGAIEPKAIAKHARRLKFPAVAMTDRNGLYAAMAFGDACKSEGVQPIVGTMLSIARPGSPEGRAPIVDWIALYAQDEAGYDNLCALVSEAHLGRPVEWEPHVQLSALEGRTDGLIALTAGGEGALARLLAEGQDSEAAAYLAALEQLFPDRLYIELTRRGDPIEIRAEAGLIAFAYDRYLPLVATNPSCFAEADFHAAHDAMLCIASSSYVMSEDRTRSSPEAWMKPAQEMERQFADLPEALANTLVVAQRCAVAAPYRKPILPSLAGDREGEATKLRDDARAGLEARLAKILAIEAAKQEPFASSEVEKPAPDQGFSTALETNGDRFQPYRDRLEFELDVIVGMGFPGYFLIVADFIKWAKDNGIPVGPGRGSGAGSVVAWALTITDLDPMKLGLLFERFLNPERVSMPDFDIDFCETRRGEVIRYVQQKYGSDHVAQIITFGKLKARAVLKDTGRVLQMSYGQVDRLAKLVPNHPTDPWTLERAINGVSEMAHAYEREDDVRRLLDLAKQLEGLPRHSSTHAAGVVIGDRPLAQLVPLYRDPRSDMPVTQFDMKYVEGAGLVKFDFLGLKTLSVLRKGTDLLAKRGISVDLDTLEWDDAGVYELLQHGDTVGVFQLESEGMRRTLSAVRPSNFGDIIALVSLYRPGPMDNIPMFGARKNGREPVTYPHPLLEPILNETYGIFVYQEQVMQAAQVLAGYSLGGADMLRRAMGKKIKAEMDAQRAGFVDGCLSVNGIKAAEANALFDLIDKFAGYGFNKSHAAAYALLAYQTAWMKAHYPHEFYAASMCFDMGQTDKLAIFVDDMKRLGVTCLGPDVNASEAEFDVQAHGDGLAVRYALGALKGVGERAMEQIADERRTGGSFASLDDIARRVDPRMLNKRQVETLAAAGAFDAIEPNRPGVHAAAETILATAQRVHAGKTSGQGGLFGEGEASEPPIRLPAKASWSLAERIGAEKDAFGFFFSAHPLDRYAHLAKVHAARPIAALGDVHVPDGARAGATISALIEDARWRTSARGKRYMMLTLSDASATITATCFEESTANALEEASKAGGCGLLQVELDRRPGEDAARVTVKTVQGFETLSNNAKLVLTLWVDAASALPLLASALRDQRGGRGRVRVMATLPDGAEAEVLLGEDFLLDDELVSGLGAIPGVRAVDLMSPKLALAG is encoded by the coding sequence ATGTCCCACTCCGGCTTCGTGCCCCTCCGCGTCTTTTCCTGCTACACCATGCTCGACGGGGCGATCGAGCCCAAGGCGATCGCCAAGCACGCACGCCGGCTGAAATTCCCCGCGGTCGCGATGACCGATCGCAACGGGCTGTACGCTGCAATGGCGTTCGGCGACGCGTGCAAGAGCGAGGGCGTCCAGCCGATCGTCGGCACGATGCTGTCGATCGCGCGGCCGGGCAGCCCCGAGGGGCGCGCGCCGATCGTCGACTGGATCGCGCTCTATGCGCAGGACGAAGCCGGCTACGACAATCTGTGCGCCTTGGTGTCCGAGGCGCATCTGGGCCGCCCGGTCGAATGGGAGCCGCATGTCCAGCTCTCGGCGCTCGAAGGGCGCACCGACGGGCTGATCGCGCTGACTGCGGGCGGCGAGGGTGCGCTCGCTCGGCTACTCGCCGAGGGGCAGGACAGCGAGGCCGCCGCCTATCTCGCCGCGCTCGAACAACTATTTCCCGACCGGCTCTATATCGAGCTGACGCGGCGCGGCGACCCGATCGAGATCCGCGCGGAGGCCGGCCTGATCGCTTTCGCCTATGATCGCTATCTGCCGCTGGTCGCGACCAACCCTTCTTGCTTCGCCGAAGCCGATTTTCATGCGGCACACGACGCGATGCTGTGCATCGCCAGCTCGTCCTATGTAATGTCCGAGGACCGGACGCGCAGCTCGCCCGAGGCGTGGATGAAGCCCGCGCAGGAGATGGAGCGGCAGTTCGCCGACCTGCCAGAGGCGCTGGCGAACACGCTGGTCGTCGCGCAGCGCTGCGCGGTGGCGGCACCCTATCGCAAGCCGATCCTGCCCAGCCTTGCCGGCGACCGCGAAGGCGAGGCGACGAAGCTGCGCGATGATGCGCGCGCGGGGTTGGAAGCGCGGTTGGCGAAGATCCTCGCGATCGAGGCGGCAAAACAAGAACCGTTCGCTTCGAGCGAAGTCGAGAAGCCCGCGCCCGACCAGGGTTTCTCGACTGCGCTCGAAACGAACGGGGATCGTTTCCAGCCCTATCGCGACCGGCTCGAATTCGAGCTCGACGTCATCGTCGGCATGGGTTTTCCCGGCTATTTCCTGATCGTCGCCGATTTCATCAAATGGGCGAAGGACAATGGCATTCCCGTCGGCCCGGGCCGTGGTTCGGGTGCGGGTTCGGTCGTTGCCTGGGCGCTGACGATCACCGATCTCGACCCGATGAAGCTGGGGTTGCTGTTCGAACGCTTCCTGAACCCAGAGCGCGTGTCGATGCCCGACTTCGACATCGATTTCTGCGAAACCCGCCGCGGCGAGGTGATCCGCTACGTCCAGCAGAAATATGGCAGCGACCATGTCGCGCAGATCATCACCTTCGGTAAGCTGAAGGCACGCGCAGTGCTCAAGGATACCGGGCGCGTGCTCCAGATGAGCTATGGCCAGGTCGATCGCCTCGCCAAGCTGGTGCCCAACCACCCGACCGACCCCTGGACACTCGAACGCGCGATCAACGGCGTGTCCGAAATGGCGCATGCCTATGAGCGCGAGGACGATGTTCGCCGGCTGCTCGACCTGGCCAAGCAGCTAGAGGGCCTGCCACGCCATTCGTCGACCCATGCCGCCGGCGTGGTGATCGGCGACCGGCCGCTGGCGCAACTGGTGCCGCTCTATCGCGATCCGCGATCGGACATGCCGGTGACCCAGTTCGACATGAAATATGTCGAGGGTGCCGGGCTGGTGAAGTTCGACTTTCTGGGCCTCAAGACACTGTCGGTGCTGCGAAAGGGAACCGACCTGCTCGCCAAGCGCGGGATCAGCGTCGATCTCGACACGCTCGAATGGGATGATGCCGGGGTCTATGAACTGCTCCAGCACGGCGACACCGTCGGCGTGTTCCAACTCGAATCCGAAGGGATGCGGCGGACGCTGTCGGCCGTGCGCCCGTCGAACTTCGGCGACATCATCGCGCTCGTCTCGCTATATCGGCCAGGCCCGATGGACAATATCCCGATGTTCGGCGCGCGCAAAAACGGCCGCGAACCCGTCACCTATCCGCACCCGCTGCTCGAGCCGATCCTGAACGAAACCTACGGGATTTTCGTCTATCAGGAACAGGTGATGCAGGCGGCGCAGGTGCTGGCGGGCTATAGCCTGGGCGGTGCGGACATGCTGCGGCGCGCGATGGGCAAGAAGATCAAGGCCGAGATGGACGCGCAGCGCGCGGGTTTCGTCGATGGCTGCCTGAGCGTCAACGGCATCAAGGCGGCAGAGGCCAACGCGCTGTTCGACTTGATCGACAAGTTCGCGGGCTATGGCTTCAACAAATCGCACGCCGCCGCCTATGCGCTCCTCGCCTACCAGACCGCCTGGATGAAGGCGCATTACCCGCACGAATTCTACGCGGCGTCGATGTGCTTCGACATGGGGCAGACCGACAAATTGGCGATCTTCGTCGACGACATGAAGCGGTTGGGCGTTACTTGCCTAGGCCCCGACGTGAATGCGAGCGAGGCCGAGTTCGACGTGCAGGCGCATGGCGACGGGCTGGCGGTGCGCTATGCCCTCGGTGCGCTGAAAGGCGTCGGCGAGCGGGCGATGGAGCAGATTGCCGACGAACGCCGCACTGGCGGCAGCTTCGCCTCGCTCGACGACATTGCGCGCCGCGTCGATCCGCGGATGCTCAACAAGCGCCAGGTCGAGACGCTGGCAGCGGCAGGCGCGTTCGATGCGATCGAACCCAACCGCCCCGGCGTCCACGCTGCCGCCGAGACGATCCTGGCGACCGCGCAGCGGGTCCATGCCGGCAAGACCAGCGGGCAGGGCGGGCTGTTCGGCGAGGGGGAAGCGAGCGAGCCGCCGATCCGCCTGCCCGCCAAGGCGAGCTGGTCGCTCGCAGAGCGGATCGGCGCGGAGAAGGACGCATTCGGTTTCTTCTTCTCGGCGCATCCGCTCGATCGTTACGCCCATTTGGCCAAGGTCCACGCCGCGCGGCCGATCGCGGCGCTGGGCGACGTGCATGTGCCCGATGGCGCGCGCGCGGGCGCGACGATCTCGGCGCTGATCGAGGATGCGCGCTGGCGCACCTCGGCGCGCGGCAAGCGCTACATGATGCTGACGCTGTCCGATGCATCGGCGACGATCACCGCCACCTGTTTCGAGGAATCGACCGCCAACGCGCTCGAGGAAGCGTCGAAGGCGGGCGGATGCGGGCTGTTGCAGGTCGAGCTCGATCGACGCCCGGGCGAGGATGCCGCGCGCGTGACGGTGAAGACCGTCCAGGGGTTCGAGACGCTGTCGAACAACGCCAAGCTGGTGCTGACCTTGTGGGTCGACGCGGCATCGGCGCTGCCGCTGCTGGCATCGGCGCTGCGCGACCAGCGCGGCGGGCGCGGACGGGTGCGGGTGATGGCGACGCTGCCCGACGGTGCCGAGGCCGAAGTGCTGCTGGGCGAGGACTTCCTGCTCGACGACGAGCTGGTTTCAGGGCTGGGCGCGATACCCGGGGTGCGCGCGGTCGACCTGATGAGCCCCAAGCTGGCGCTCGCCGGCTAG
- a CDS encoding long-chain fatty acid--CoA ligase — translation MLGGMQDFELRVPRLVEHAEREHPTREIVTRWADGSETRTDWAGIARDSRKLAQALERLGLKPGDRVATLAMNHSRHLIAWYGTIGMGGIIHTINPRLFPDQLAYIANHAEDRVLMYDRMFQPIVDKMKPHWTTIEHYIVFDPGSETGAGDAATDSFEALIAPEGGDYAWVEGSERDPCMLCYTSGTTGNPKGVLYSHRSSMIHALVELQPSVFDLSARSVAMPIVPMFHAVGWGMPFAGPAVGLKFVFSCVNEPRILCELMNREKVTHSAGVPTVWFGMFEYMDATGEAPQHLQVVTIGGSAAPRSMIERIMKMGVRVNHAWGMTETSPIGTIGAKSYDWDELSFEQQVDQVCKQGRAPFGIEMRIVDDADTVLPRDGASSGRLQVRGPWVIHQYYGEEVPCCDADGWFDTGDVAMIHPDNTMQITDRAKDVIKSGGEWISSVELENAAVGCPGVAEAAAIGVYHPRWEERPILLVVRKPDSDVSVEAIQAHLATQVAKWWLPDEIHFVDSLPHTATGKLLKTAIREQYKDFSLSEAPTAAG, via the coding sequence ATGCTGGGTGGAATGCAGGATTTCGAGCTGCGCGTGCCGCGCCTGGTCGAACATGCCGAGCGCGAGCATCCGACGCGCGAGATCGTCACCCGCTGGGCCGATGGCAGCGAAACGCGGACCGACTGGGCGGGCATAGCACGCGACTCGCGCAAGCTGGCGCAAGCGCTCGAGCGGCTCGGGCTCAAGCCCGGCGACCGCGTCGCGACGCTGGCGATGAACCATTCGCGGCACCTGATCGCCTGGTACGGCACGATCGGGATGGGCGGCATCATTCACACGATCAACCCGCGGCTGTTCCCCGACCAGCTCGCCTATATCGCCAACCACGCCGAAGACCGGGTGCTGATGTACGACCGGATGTTCCAACCGATCGTCGACAAGATGAAGCCGCATTGGACGACGATCGAGCATTATATCGTCTTCGATCCGGGATCGGAGACTGGAGCGGGTGATGCCGCCACCGACAGCTTCGAGGCGCTGATCGCCCCCGAAGGCGGCGACTATGCCTGGGTCGAGGGCAGCGAGCGCGATCCGTGCATGCTGTGCTACACCAGCGGCACGACGGGCAATCCCAAGGGCGTGCTCTACAGCCACCGCTCGTCGATGATCCATGCGCTGGTCGAGCTGCAACCGTCGGTGTTCGATCTGTCGGCGCGCTCGGTGGCGATGCCGATCGTGCCGATGTTCCATGCGGTGGGGTGGGGGATGCCCTTCGCCGGGCCCGCGGTAGGGCTGAAGTTCGTCTTCTCGTGCGTCAACGAGCCCAGGATATTGTGCGAGCTGATGAACCGCGAAAAGGTCACGCACTCTGCCGGGGTGCCGACGGTGTGGTTCGGCATGTTCGAATATATGGACGCGACCGGCGAGGCGCCGCAGCATTTGCAGGTGGTGACGATCGGCGGGTCGGCGGCGCCGCGATCGATGATCGAGCGGATCATGAAGATGGGGGTGCGCGTCAACCACGCCTGGGGGATGACCGAAACCTCGCCGATCGGCACCATCGGCGCCAAGAGCTATGATTGGGACGAGCTGAGCTTCGAGCAGCAGGTCGATCAGGTCTGCAAGCAGGGGCGCGCACCCTTCGGAATCGAGATGCGGATCGTCGACGATGCCGACACCGTCCTGCCGCGCGACGGCGCGAGCTCGGGGCGGCTGCAGGTGCGCGGTCCCTGGGTGATCCACCAATATTATGGCGAGGAGGTGCCGTGCTGCGACGCCGATGGCTGGTTCGACACCGGCGACGTCGCGATGATCCACCCCGACAACACGATGCAGATCACCGATCGCGCGAAGGATGTCATCAAGTCGGGGGGTGAATGGATCAGCTCGGTCGAGCTCGAGAACGCCGCGGTCGGTTGTCCGGGGGTGGCGGAGGCGGCGGCGATCGGGGTGTATCATCCGCGCTGGGAAGAGCGGCCGATCCTGCTGGTGGTGCGCAAGCCCGACAGCGATGTGTCGGTCGAGGCGATCCAGGCGCATCTGGCGACGCAGGTCGCGAAATGGTGGCTGCCCGACGAAATCCACTTCGTCGATTCGCTGCCACACACCGCGACGGGCAAGCTGCTCAAGACCGCGATCCGCGAGCAATATAAGGACTTCAGCCTGAGCGAGGCGCCGACCGCCGCAGGCTGA
- a CDS encoding NADP-dependent isocitrate dehydrogenase, with the protein MAKIKVKTPVVEIDGDEMTRIIWAWIRERLILPYLDIDLEYYDLSIEKRDETDDRITVDSAKAIQKYGVGVKCATITPDEQRVEEFGLKKMWKSPNGTIRNILGGVVFREPIVISNVPRLVPGWTKPIVVGRHAFGDQYRATDYRVPGPGKLRLVFEGDDGVVIDEEVFRFPSAGVAMAMYNLDDSIRDFARSSLNYGLDRKWPVYLSTKNTIMKAYDGRFKDIFAEVFETEFEAQFKDANIVYEHRLIDDMVASALKWHGEFVWACKNYDGDVQSDTVAQGFGSLGLMTSVLMTPDGKTVEAEAAHGTVTRHYRQHQQGKATSTNPIASIFAWTGGLKYRGKFDGTPEVTQFAETLERVCVETVESGQMTKDLAILIGPNQPWMTTEQFFEAVRVNLETAMGAQR; encoded by the coding sequence ATGGCGAAGATCAAGGTAAAAACGCCCGTCGTGGAAATCGACGGCGACGAGATGACGCGGATCATCTGGGCATGGATCCGCGAACGGCTGATCCTTCCCTACCTCGACATCGACCTTGAATATTACGACCTGTCGATCGAGAAGCGCGACGAGACCGACGACCGCATCACCGTCGACAGCGCCAAGGCGATCCAGAAATATGGCGTCGGCGTGAAATGCGCGACGATCACCCCCGACGAGCAGCGCGTCGAGGAATTTGGCCTCAAGAAGATGTGGAAGTCGCCCAACGGCACGATCCGCAACATCCTGGGCGGCGTGGTTTTCCGCGAGCCGATCGTGATCTCGAACGTGCCGCGTCTGGTGCCCGGCTGGACCAAGCCGATCGTTGTCGGCCGTCATGCGTTCGGCGACCAGTATCGCGCGACCGATTATCGCGTGCCCGGCCCCGGCAAGCTGCGGCTGGTGTTCGAAGGCGATGACGGCGTCGTGATCGACGAGGAAGTGTTCCGCTTCCCGAGCGCTGGCGTCGCGATGGCGATGTACAATCTCGACGATTCGATCCGCGACTTCGCGCGTTCGAGCCTGAACTACGGCCTCGACCGCAAATGGCCGGTCTATCTGTCGACCAAGAACACGATCATGAAGGCCTATGATGGGCGCTTCAAGGACATCTTCGCCGAAGTGTTCGAGACCGAGTTCGAGGCCCAGTTCAAGGACGCGAACATCGTCTATGAGCATCGCCTGATCGACGACATGGTCGCATCGGCGCTCAAGTGGCACGGCGAATTCGTGTGGGCGTGCAAGAACTATGACGGCGACGTTCAGTCGGACACCGTCGCGCAGGGGTTCGGCTCGCTCGGGCTGATGACCTCGGTGCTGATGACCCCCGACGGCAAGACCGTCGAGGCCGAAGCAGCGCACGGCACCGTTACGCGCCACTATCGCCAGCATCAGCAGGGCAAGGCGACGTCGACCAATCCGATCGCGTCGATCTTCGCCTGGACCGGCGGCCTGAAATATCGCGGCAAGTTCGACGGCACCCCCGAAGTGACGCAGTTCGCCGAGACGCTCGAGCGCGTCTGCGTCGAGACCGTCGAATCGGGCCAGATGACCAAGGACCTCGCGATCCTGATCGGCCCCAACCAGCCGTGGATGACCACCGAGCAGTTCTTCGAAGCCGTTCGTGTGAACCTCGAAACCGCGATGGGCGCACAGCGCTAA
- a CDS encoding phosphatidylserine decarboxylase, which yields MASLDKPPTVTSTVKWRFPAMHPEGRKYALVAGAISFLAVLWGGWFWGWPMIALTIWVISFFRDPVRVTPQGERLIVAPADGLVTMIERVALPPELRGPGGLGDLPLVRVSIFMSVFDVHINRTPVTGTIRQVIYISGKFLNADLDKASDENERQHIVVETSDGMRIGFTQIAGLVARRILAFTKPGDMVVAGQRIGLIRFGSRVDVFLPEGIEPQVTLGQRSIAGETVLGRPSLPAVRGVAQ from the coding sequence ATGGCATCGCTAGACAAGCCGCCCACCGTCACATCGACGGTGAAGTGGCGCTTCCCCGCAATGCACCCCGAGGGCCGTAAATACGCGCTCGTCGCTGGAGCAATCTCTTTCCTGGCCGTCCTGTGGGGCGGCTGGTTCTGGGGATGGCCGATGATCGCGCTGACGATCTGGGTCATTTCCTTCTTCCGCGATCCGGTGCGCGTGACGCCGCAGGGCGAGCGGCTGATCGTCGCCCCAGCCGACGGATTGGTCACGATGATCGAGCGCGTCGCGCTGCCGCCCGAGCTTCGCGGCCCCGGAGGCTTGGGCGATCTGCCGCTGGTGCGCGTGTCGATTTTCATGAGCGTGTTCGACGTCCACATCAATCGCACCCCGGTGACCGGCACGATCCGCCAGGTCATCTATATCTCGGGCAAGTTCCTGAACGCCGATCTCGACAAGGCGAGCGACGAGAATGAGCGCCAGCATATCGTGGTCGAGACAAGCGACGGGATGCGGATCGGCTTCACCCAGATCGCCGGGCTGGTCGCGCGGCGTATCCTGGCGTTCACCAAGCCCGGCGACATGGTCGTGGCGGGGCAGCGTATCGGGCTGATCCGGTTCGGCAGCCGCGTCGACGTGTTCCTGCCCGAAGGCATCGAGCCGCAGGTGACCCTGGGCCAGCGCAGCATCGCGGGCGAGACGGTGCTTGGCCGGCCCAGCCTGCCCGCCGTCCGCGGGGTGGCACAATAA
- a CDS encoding CDP-alcohol phosphatidyltransferase family protein — MAKRVSRARGIPLRAIAPNAVTALALCSGLTGVRYGISGEWERAVLMILLAGALDGIDGQIARMVRGESRFGAELDSLADSISFGVSPALVVYLWSLMAFPRVGWIVALVYAVFAALRLARFNAQIDVVEQPHKSAGFLTGVPAPAGAGLAMLPMYLSFWTGEEIFRSYWLVTPWVAFVAFLMVSNLATFSWSSLKLRRTIRFEAIIAVVVVAAAMVSAPFQTLSVVCIAYLVSIPFSIASYARVRRQRAAAPASPSPLA; from the coding sequence ATGGCCAAACGCGTTTCGCGTGCGCGCGGCATTCCGCTGCGCGCCATCGCCCCCAATGCGGTTACCGCGCTGGCGCTGTGCTCGGGACTGACCGGCGTGCGCTACGGCATATCGGGCGAGTGGGAACGCGCGGTATTGATGATCCTGCTCGCGGGTGCGCTCGACGGCATCGACGGGCAGATCGCGCGGATGGTGCGGGGTGAAAGCCGGTTCGGCGCCGAGCTCGACTCGCTAGCCGACTCGATTTCGTTCGGCGTGTCGCCGGCTTTGGTGGTGTATCTTTGGTCGCTGATGGCGTTTCCGCGCGTCGGCTGGATCGTCGCGCTGGTCTATGCGGTGTTCGCGGCGCTTCGGCTCGCCCGGTTCAACGCGCAGATCGACGTAGTCGAACAGCCACATAAATCCGCGGGGTTCCTGACCGGCGTGCCCGCGCCTGCGGGTGCGGGGCTAGCGATGCTGCCAATGTATCTGTCGTTTTGGACCGGCGAGGAGATCTTCCGGTCCTATTGGCTAGTGACGCCTTGGGTCGCGTTCGTCGCGTTCCTGATGGTGTCGAACCTCGCCACCTTCTCCTGGTCATCGCTCAAGCTGCGGCGGACGATCCGGTTCGAGGCGATCATCGCCGTGGTAGTCGTCGCAGCAGCGATGGTGTCGGCGCCGTTCCAGACGCTGTCGGTAGTGTGCATCGCCTATCTGGTGTCTATCCCGTTCAGCATCGCCAGCTACGCCCGCGTCAGGCGGCAGCGCGCAGCCGCGCCGGCATCACCGTCACCCTTGGCGTAA
- the rpsB gene encoding 30S ribosomal protein S2: MAAPVVSMQQLIESGAHFGHQKHRWNPKMKPYIFGDRNGVHILDLSQTVPLFARALDFVSASVAGGGKVLFVGTKRQAQEPVAEAARRSGQHFVNHRWLGGMLTNWKTISGSIKRLKALEEQLSGDTAGLTKKEVLQLTREKDKLEMSLGGIRDLNGIPDIMFVIDANKEELAIKEANTLGIPVVAILDSNVSPDGIAFPVPGNDDAARAIRLYCEAMAIAATRGNNEAQMRGQDFGAMAEPPVEPVLSEPVAEAAPVAAEAPAAAEQAPAEQAVAEPEQAAAASESETAAEGERQIDA, translated from the coding sequence ATGGCGGCACCCGTCGTCTCCATGCAGCAGCTGATCGAATCAGGCGCGCATTTCGGCCACCAGAAGCATCGGTGGAACCCCAAGATGAAGCCGTACATCTTTGGCGATCGTAACGGCGTTCACATCCTCGACCTCTCGCAGACCGTTCCGCTGTTCGCGCGCGCGCTCGATTTCGTCTCGGCGTCGGTCGCCGGTGGCGGCAAGGTGCTGTTTGTCGGCACCAAGCGCCAGGCGCAGGAGCCCGTCGCAGAGGCAGCGCGCCGTTCGGGCCAGCATTTCGTCAACCATCGCTGGCTGGGCGGCATGCTCACCAACTGGAAGACGATTTCGGGTTCGATCAAGCGCCTCAAGGCACTTGAGGAGCAGCTGTCGGGCGACACCGCGGGCCTGACCAAGAAGGAAGTGCTCCAGCTGACCCGTGAAAAGGACAAGCTGGAAATGTCGCTGGGCGGCATTCGCGACCTGAACGGCATTCCCGACATCATGTTCGTGATCGACGCGAACAAGGAAGAGCTGGCGATCAAGGAAGCCAACACGCTGGGTATCCCCGTCGTCGCGATCCTCGATTCGAACGTCTCGCCCGACGGCATCGCGTTCCCGGTTCCGGGTAACGACGACGCAGCACGCGCGATCCGCCTGTATTGCGAAGCGATGGCGATCGCTGCCACGCGCGGCAACAACGAAGCGCAGATGCGTGGCCAGGACTTCGGCGCGATGGCCGAACCCCCGGTAGAGCCCGTGCTGAGCGAGCCTGTGGCTGAAGCTGCACCTGTTGCAGCCGAAGCACCTGCAGCTGCCGAGCAGGCACCAGCTGAGCAGGCTGTGGCCGAGCCCGAGCAGGCAGCAGCCGCCAGCGAGTCCGAGACGGCTGCCGAAGGCGAGCGCCAGATCGACGCTTGA
- the tsf gene encoding translation elongation factor Ts — protein sequence MAEITAAAVKELRERSGAGMMDCKKALSENGGDMEAAVDWLRTKGLAAAQKKSSRTAAEGLVGIAVAGTKGAVIEVNSETDFVAKNDQFQAFVREVTQIALATGDDIEAIKAAKMPSGTTVDEALTNNIATIGENQALRRASRIEVSQGAVIPYVHNAAAPGLGKIGVLVALESAAGVDVLEPLGKQIAMHIAAAFPLALHEDELDQEIIERERQIATEKAADSGKPADIIAKMVEGSVKKFAKENALLSQPIVMDGKTPVADVVAKAAKDAGSEIKLVGYVRYQLGEGIEREKSDFAAEVAATAGINKA from the coding sequence ATGGCCGAGATCACTGCCGCTGCGGTAAAGGAACTGCGTGAGCGCTCGGGCGCGGGCATGATGGACTGCAAGAAGGCGCTGTCCGAAAATGGCGGCGACATGGAAGCCGCGGTCGATTGGCTGCGCACCAAGGGCCTCGCCGCCGCGCAGAAGAAGTCGAGCCGCACCGCCGCCGAAGGGCTGGTCGGCATCGCCGTCGCCGGCACCAAGGGCGCGGTGATCGAAGTCAATTCCGAGACCGATTTCGTCGCCAAGAACGACCAGTTCCAGGCGTTCGTTCGCGAGGTGACCCAGATCGCGCTCGCCACCGGCGATGATATCGAAGCGATCAAGGCCGCCAAGATGCCGTCGGGCACCACCGTCGACGAGGCGCTGACGAACAACATCGCGACGATCGGCGAGAACCAGGCGCTGCGCCGCGCCAGCCGGATCGAAGTGTCCCAGGGCGCGGTGATCCCGTATGTCCACAACGCAGCGGCTCCCGGCCTCGGCAAGATCGGCGTGCTGGTCGCGCTCGAGAGCGCTGCCGGCGTCGATGTGCTCGAGCCCTTGGGCAAGCAGATCGCGATGCACATCGCCGCTGCCTTCCCGCTGGCGCTGCACGAGGACGAGCTCGACCAGGAAATCATCGAGCGCGAGCGTCAGATCGCGACCGAAAAGGCTGCCGACAGCGGCAAGCCTGCCGACATCATCGCCAAGATGGTCGAGGGTTCGGTCAAGAAGTTCGCCAAGGAAAACGCGTTGCTGAGCCAGCCGATCGTGATGGACGGCAAGACCCCGGTCGCGGATGTCGTCGCCAAGGCGGCCAAGGACGCCGGCAGCGAGATCAAGCTGGTCGGCTATGTCCGCTACCAGCTGGGCGAAGGCATCGAGCGCGAGAAGAGCGACTTCGCGGCCGAAGTCGCTGCGACCGCAGGCATCAACAAGGCGTAA